Proteins encoded by one window of Cervus canadensis isolate Bull #8, Minnesota chromosome 18, ASM1932006v1, whole genome shotgun sequence:
- the TK2 gene encoding thymidine kinase 2, mitochondrial isoform X11, translated as MYQDACRWGLTLQTYVQLTMLDQHTRPQTLPVRLMERSIHSARYVFVENLYRRYDSLLVTKWLWQNQASHLLATGGKMPEVDYVVLSEWFDWIVKNIDVSIDLIVYLRTTPETCYQRLKMRCREEEKVIPLEYLDAIHHLYEEWLIKGSLFPVAAPVLHRPWRNVPDGRSPWTWVLALTAWDGGLPDAPVRPPGGGWPRALLHLFMVTQGIRRNVSCCSGLSQSGALRRC; from the exons ATGTACCAGGATGCCTGTCGATGGGGCCTCACGCTGCAGACCTACGTGCAGCTCACCATGCTCGACCAGCACACTCGTCCGCAG acgTTGCCTGTACGGTTGATGGAGCGGTCAATTCACAGTGCAAGATACGTTTTTGTAGAAAACTTATACAGAAG ATATGATTCCCTCTTGGTGACAAAATGGCTGTGGCAGAACCAGGCTTCTCATCTGCTGGCTACAGG TGGGAAAATGCCCGAAGTGGACTACGTGGTCCTGTCGGAATGGTTTGACTGGATTGTGAAGAACATCGATGTGTCCATTGACTTGATAG tttATCTCCGGACCACTCCTGAGACCTGTTACCAGAGGCTGAAGATGAGAtgcagggaagaggagaaggtcATCCCATTG GAGTACCTGGATGCTATTCACCACCTATACGAGGAGTGGCTCATCAAAGGGAGCCTTTTCCCAGTGGCAGCCCCTGTTCTG CATCGTCCCTGGAGGAATGTTCCAGATGGCCGGAGCCCCTGGACCTGGGTTTTGGCCTTAACCGCTTGGGATGGTGGTCTTCCTGATGCACCTGTCCGTCCTCCAGGGGGTGGCTGGCCCAGAGCcttattgcaccttttcatggTGACCCAGGGCATCCGAAGGAACGTCAGTTGCTGTTCTGGTCTGTCACAGAGTGGTGCCCTTAGGAGGTGCTGA